A single region of the Nocardioides ochotonae genome encodes:
- a CDS encoding type II secretion system F family protein, whose translation MSLAMWGAVLGATLAGGLLLVGTRLVAMRRVPLADRVLPWVRDLPRLGDGPAADVASASPAAAAVGVFGPLLRSAAQAVERVLGGATSVRRRLERAGLETTVQEFRVEQVLWGLTGFAVAAAWGLLRAVTAPGAAVASLLVCAVAFACGVLARDTWLSSQVKARERRILEEFPTVAELLALAVAAGESPVSALDRVVRRSGGDLSDELAVVLAAVRTGEPVASAFDAMAARSGLPLVARFAQGIAVASERGTPLADVLHAQAADVREAGRRELIEVAARKEVAMMVPVVFLVLPVTVLFAFWPGAVGLSLTTP comes from the coding sequence ATGAGCCTCGCGATGTGGGGAGCCGTGCTCGGGGCGACGCTCGCCGGTGGGCTGCTGCTGGTCGGCACCCGCCTGGTCGCGATGCGCCGGGTGCCGCTCGCGGACCGGGTGCTGCCATGGGTGCGCGACCTGCCCCGGCTCGGGGACGGCCCTGCCGCCGACGTCGCGTCTGCGTCGCCGGCGGCCGCAGCGGTCGGGGTCTTCGGGCCGCTGCTGCGCTCGGCCGCGCAGGCGGTGGAGCGCGTCCTCGGCGGCGCCACGTCGGTACGCCGCCGCCTCGAGCGCGCCGGCCTCGAGACCACCGTGCAGGAGTTCCGCGTCGAGCAGGTGCTGTGGGGGCTGACCGGATTCGCCGTCGCGGCCGCGTGGGGCCTGCTGCGCGCTGTCACCGCGCCCGGCGCCGCGGTCGCGTCGCTGCTGGTCTGCGCGGTTGCCTTCGCATGCGGGGTCCTGGCCCGTGACACCTGGCTGTCCTCGCAGGTCAAGGCCAGGGAGCGGCGCATCCTCGAGGAGTTCCCCACCGTCGCGGAGCTGCTCGCGCTCGCGGTGGCCGCCGGGGAGAGCCCCGTGTCCGCGCTGGACCGCGTCGTACGCCGCAGCGGCGGTGACCTCTCCGACGAGCTGGCCGTCGTGCTGGCCGCCGTACGCACCGGTGAGCCGGTGGCCTCCGCCTTTGACGCGATGGCGGCGCGCAGCGGCCTGCCGCTGGTCGCGCGCTTCGCCCAGGGCATCGCGGTCGCCTCCGAGCGCGGCACCCCGCTGGCCGACGTCCTGCACGCCCAGGCCGCCGACGTGCGCGAGGCGGGACGCCGCGAGCTGATCGAGGTGGCCGCCCGCAAGGAGGTCGCGATGATGGTGCCCGTCGTGTTCCTGGTCCTCCCGGTGACGGTGCTCTTCGCGTTCTGGCCCGGCGCTGTCGGTCTCTCGCTGACCACCCCCTGA
- a CDS encoding TadE/TadG family type IV pilus assembly protein, which produces MRPPPRAAGERGSAVVDFVLVVLVLVPLVLGILQVALTLFVRNTLAAAASEGARYAATADRGPADGVARTRQQVEGAVSGRFARDVSATRVVRDGQPMIEVTVRASVPALGLGGPGVDLVVTAHAVEESVEVAP; this is translated from the coding sequence GTGCGGCCCCCGCCTCGAGCGGCGGGGGAGCGCGGCAGCGCGGTGGTCGACTTCGTGCTCGTCGTGCTCGTGCTGGTCCCGCTGGTGCTGGGGATCCTGCAGGTCGCGCTGACCCTGTTCGTGCGCAACACCCTCGCTGCGGCGGCCTCGGAAGGAGCGCGGTACGCCGCGACGGCCGACCGTGGTCCGGCCGACGGGGTGGCGCGCACGCGCCAGCAGGTGGAGGGCGCGGTCTCGGGGCGCTTCGCGCGCGACGTGAGCGCGACCCGGGTCGTGCGTGACGGGCAGCCGATGATCGAGGTGACGGTGCGTGCGAGCGTGCCGGCGCTCGGCTTGGGTGGCCCGGGCGTGGACCTGGTGGTCACCGCGCACGCCGTCGAGGAGAGCGTCGAGGTGGCGCCGTGA
- a CDS encoding Tad domain-containing protein: MTRSDAPRPGPRLRAERGQVTPLIVGFALIIALTIAVVIDATAAYLQRSELSTLADGAALHGADLGATGVDVYTDGLPDERLRVTVATVRAAVADYLRQVGAHGRYPGLTFDVGVGSDQRVTVELSAPLDLPLTFPGSPSSPRVGATGSAVSSID; this comes from the coding sequence GTGACCCGCTCCGACGCGCCTCGCCCGGGGCCCCGGCTGCGCGCGGAACGGGGTCAGGTGACGCCGCTGATCGTCGGGTTCGCGCTGATCATCGCGCTCACCATCGCGGTGGTCATCGACGCGACTGCCGCGTACCTCCAGCGCTCGGAGCTGTCCACGCTGGCCGACGGTGCGGCGCTGCACGGCGCCGATCTGGGGGCCACCGGTGTGGACGTCTACACCGACGGCCTGCCCGACGAGCGGCTGCGGGTCACCGTGGCGACGGTGCGTGCGGCGGTCGCGGACTACCTGCGTCAGGTAGGTGCGCACGGGCGCTACCCCGGGCTCACCTTCGACGTCGGCGTCGGGAGCGACCAGCGGGTCACCGTCGAGCTCAGCGCGCCGCTCGACCTGCCGCTCACCTTCCCCGGCTCGCCCTCGAGCCCCCGCGTCGGGGCCACCGGCTCGGCGGTGTCGAGCATCGACTGA
- a CDS encoding DUF3592 domain-containing protein — MASTRPDTSGPDGEKRRRRRDAPIVISLLGVLLGGAFGVWGLHGFATQPLPDRTVTGRHIESPCYRLVEYTVEGKTYRLDLGGNLGGRRCVAAYDGKPIEVSYEAAHPERAYGPGGAGVRWVMLVTGALGLLVAVATPLLAYRRRRPPSA, encoded by the coding sequence GTGGCCAGCACGAGACCCGACACCTCGGGACCTGATGGGGAGAAGCGGCGCCGACGACGCGACGCCCCGATCGTGATCTCCCTGCTCGGCGTCCTGCTCGGCGGTGCGTTCGGCGTCTGGGGGCTCCACGGCTTTGCGACCCAGCCGCTCCCCGACCGCACGGTGACCGGGCGCCACATCGAGTCTCCGTGCTACCGGCTCGTCGAGTACACCGTGGAGGGGAAGACCTATCGCCTCGACCTCGGCGGGAACCTCGGCGGGCGCCGGTGCGTGGCGGCGTACGACGGGAAGCCGATCGAGGTCTCCTACGAGGCCGCGCACCCCGAACGGGCGTACGGGCCGGGCGGCGCCGGTGTCCGCTGGGTGATGCTGGTGACCGGGGCGCTCGGCCTGCTGGTCGCCGTCGCGACACCGCTGCTCGCCTACCGCCGGCGTCGGCCGCCCAGCGCCTAG
- a CDS encoding VOC family protein, producing MTHPTPYIHFPGTAREALTFYGDVFGCGVQVHAYADFGRVDGPPEAVAHGMLVDGPVALFGADAGPDESPLKAEGLMLSLLGAADPDVAHEWFARLSDGGRVLSDLQARGWGASDGEVVDRYGLHWLLGYEPAEE from the coding sequence ATGACACATCCCACGCCCTACATCCACTTCCCCGGGACCGCGCGCGAGGCACTGACGTTCTACGGCGACGTCTTCGGTTGCGGGGTCCAGGTGCACGCCTACGCCGACTTCGGCCGGGTCGACGGCCCGCCGGAGGCGGTCGCCCACGGCATGCTCGTCGACGGGCCGGTCGCGCTGTTCGGCGCCGACGCCGGCCCGGACGAGTCGCCACTGAAGGCCGAGGGCCTGATGCTCTCCCTGCTCGGCGCGGCCGACCCGGACGTTGCCCACGAGTGGTTCGCCCGGCTCTCCGACGGTGGCCGGGTGCTCTCGGACCTCCAGGCGCGCGGGTGGGGAGCCTCCGACGGCGAGGTCGTCGACCGCTACGGGCTGCACTGGCTGCTCGGCTACGAGCCCGCCGAGGAATGA
- a CDS encoding HNH endonuclease signature motif containing protein: MTDTAHPYLADVGCAEAFLDKIADRDPTFLSISEKRQALRMTAHLASRAQAMHARVIACADDVADADGCRDVAAWVAHRTHTSGPTARRLQRLGVACELRWHRVGTALAGGHVSVDQGHVMVAALDDLTDAFSLIEASAEEWSAMLARAETYLVEQAADFGPRELGRLAERLLEVVAPEWAEKVEEEQLRAAERRARRRTTFGVRHLGDGSAVIRAQVPESVALRLTTMLESFTNPRRAADEPAADGRRVPYERRLGEAFCSLLEAIDPTRLPLHGGDATTLVITMDLTALIEGLGSATLADGSRITAGEARRLACTANLVPAVLGTPSVPLDLGRTNRLFSPGQRKALAIRDRECRADGCTIPSTWCEAHHVDPWSAGGKTDLDKGILLCSHHHHLIHDDRYLHQRMPNGDIRFARRT, from the coding sequence ATGACCGACACGGCTCATCCCTACCTCGCCGACGTGGGGTGCGCGGAGGCATTTCTCGACAAGATCGCGGACCGCGATCCGACCTTCCTGTCGATCTCGGAGAAGCGCCAGGCGCTGCGGATGACGGCCCACCTGGCCTCGCGCGCCCAAGCGATGCACGCACGGGTGATCGCGTGCGCCGACGACGTGGCCGACGCCGATGGCTGTCGCGACGTGGCCGCGTGGGTCGCGCACCGCACCCACACCTCCGGTCCGACTGCGCGGCGCCTGCAGCGGCTCGGGGTCGCCTGCGAGCTGCGTTGGCACCGCGTCGGCACGGCGCTCGCGGGCGGTCATGTCAGCGTCGACCAGGGCCACGTGATGGTCGCAGCCCTTGACGACCTCACGGATGCCTTCTCGCTGATTGAGGCGAGCGCGGAGGAGTGGTCGGCGATGCTGGCCCGTGCGGAGACCTATCTGGTCGAGCAGGCCGCCGACTTCGGGCCCCGTGAGCTCGGCCGCCTGGCCGAGCGGCTGCTGGAGGTGGTCGCGCCGGAGTGGGCCGAGAAGGTCGAGGAGGAGCAGCTGCGCGCTGCGGAGCGCCGAGCCCGTCGGCGTACGACGTTCGGCGTGCGGCACCTCGGCGACGGGTCCGCGGTGATCCGGGCGCAGGTGCCGGAGTCGGTGGCGCTGCGGCTGACCACGATGCTGGAGTCCTTCACCAACCCCCGCCGGGCCGCCGATGAGCCGGCGGCGGACGGGCGGCGGGTGCCCTACGAGCGGCGACTCGGCGAGGCGTTCTGCTCGCTGCTCGAGGCGATCGACCCCACCCGCCTGCCGCTGCACGGCGGCGACGCCACGACGCTGGTGATCACGATGGACCTGACAGCCCTCATCGAGGGGCTGGGTTCGGCGACGCTGGCGGACGGCTCCCGGATCACCGCCGGCGAAGCCCGGCGCCTGGCCTGCACCGCGAATCTCGTCCCCGCGGTCCTCGGCACGCCTTCGGTGCCGCTCGACCTCGGCCGCACGAACCGGCTCTTCAGTCCGGGCCAGAGAAAAGCCCTGGCAATTCGAGACAGAGAATGCCGCGCCGACGGCTGCACGATTCCCTCGACCTGGTGCGAGGCGCATCATGTGGATCCGTGGTCAGCGGGCGGAAAGACCGATCTCGACAAAGGCATTCTGCTGTGCAGCCATCACCATCACCTGATCCACGACGACCGATATCTGCACCAACGCATGCCGAACGGCGATATTCGATTCGCTCGGCGGACGTGA
- a CDS encoding alpha/beta fold hydrolase, with translation MERYVDVGDGTRLWVEESGRPDGSALLLVMGANACALTWPEDLVARLGTRHRVVRYDHRDTGRSTWAFERRPYAVAQLARDAVAVLDGLGIDRAHVVGMSMGGTLVQLLLLDHPDRLRSATVFATSALMGAEADDAPAQFSSIDPPLLRLWEHLGDVRDRADEIAFRVLHWRILNGDQVPFDTEEFRRLEERVVAHTGRHDHPAAHARADRSGLARGAELGTITTPTLVIEAPADPINPPPSAARIAEAIPGAQLVSIPGMGHALGAPILGPLGEAILAHTVRVDATRP, from the coding sequence GTGGAGCGCTACGTGGACGTGGGCGACGGGACCCGACTCTGGGTCGAGGAGTCCGGACGCCCCGACGGCTCGGCGCTGCTGCTGGTGATGGGTGCCAACGCCTGCGCGCTCACCTGGCCCGAGGACCTGGTCGCCCGGCTCGGGACGCGCCACCGCGTCGTGCGCTACGACCACCGCGACACCGGCAGGTCGACGTGGGCGTTCGAGCGCCGGCCGTACGCCGTGGCGCAGCTGGCGCGCGACGCGGTCGCCGTGCTCGACGGCCTCGGCATCGACCGCGCCCATGTGGTCGGCATGTCGATGGGCGGCACGCTGGTGCAGCTGCTGCTGCTCGACCACCCGGACCGACTGCGCTCGGCCACGGTCTTCGCGACCTCGGCGCTGATGGGGGCAGAGGCTGACGACGCTCCCGCACAGTTCTCCTCCATCGACCCACCCCTGCTGCGCCTCTGGGAGCACCTGGGCGACGTGCGGGACCGTGCGGACGAGATCGCCTTCCGGGTGCTGCACTGGCGGATCCTGAACGGCGACCAGGTGCCGTTCGACACCGAGGAGTTCCGGCGACTCGAGGAGCGGGTCGTCGCCCACACCGGGCGTCACGACCACCCGGCCGCGCACGCCCGCGCCGACCGATCCGGCCTGGCGCGGGGCGCCGAGCTGGGCACGATCACCACCCCGACCCTCGTCATCGAGGCACCCGCAGACCCGATCAACCCGCCGCCGAGCGCCGCACGGATCGCCGAGGCGATCCCCGGCGCCCAGCTGGTCAGCATCCCCGGGATGGGCCACGCGCTCGGCGCACCGATCCTCGGGCCGCTCGGCGAGGCGATCCTGGCCCACACCGTGCGGGTCGACGCCACCCGTCCCTGA
- a CDS encoding maleate cis-trans isomerase family protein, whose protein sequence is MTNVVGPRGVFGVIVPSTNTVVEHDYWRAGVEGVAFRAGSMHIPDPTMAGDAGFEALLVQIRASIDTAVRDVLTAEPDRMVMGMSAETFWGGIEGNAAFEQRMRARTGLPVTTGAGACRAALHELGVRRIAVFSPYQPVADREVGRFFTEAGFDVAAITGLRCPTAMDIARVGEDRLREVVAEIDGPGVEAIVQVGTNLSFVGLAETLEAELGRPVVAINAATLWHALREHGIEDRLPGSGVLLREH, encoded by the coding sequence ATGACCAACGTCGTGGGCCCGCGCGGCGTCTTCGGGGTGATCGTGCCGAGCACCAACACGGTGGTCGAGCACGACTACTGGCGCGCCGGCGTCGAGGGCGTGGCCTTCCGCGCCGGGTCGATGCACATCCCCGACCCGACGATGGCCGGGGACGCCGGATTCGAGGCGCTGCTCGTGCAGATCCGCGCGTCGATCGACACCGCCGTCCGCGACGTGCTCACCGCCGAGCCGGACCGGATGGTGATGGGCATGTCGGCCGAGACGTTCTGGGGCGGCATCGAGGGCAACGCGGCGTTCGAGCAGCGGATGCGGGCCCGCACCGGCCTCCCGGTCACCACCGGCGCCGGCGCCTGCCGGGCCGCCCTGCACGAGCTCGGCGTACGACGCATCGCGGTGTTCTCGCCCTACCAGCCGGTCGCCGACCGCGAGGTCGGCAGGTTCTTCACCGAGGCTGGCTTCGACGTCGCGGCGATCACCGGCCTGCGCTGCCCCACCGCCATGGACATCGCCCGCGTCGGCGAGGACCGGCTGCGCGAGGTGGTCGCCGAGATCGACGGCCCCGGGGTGGAGGCGATCGTGCAGGTCGGCACCAACCTCTCCTTCGTCGGCCTCGCCGAGACCCTGGAGGCCGAGCTGGGTCGCCCGGTGGTCGCCATCAACGCCGCCACCCTGTGGCACGCCCTGCGCGAGCACGGCATCGAGGACCGCCTCCCCGGCTCCGGCGTCCTCCTCCGCGAGCACTGA
- a CDS encoding TetR/AcrR family transcriptional regulator translates to MARTGRPAGPANETATVVLTAALELLLVEGATALTAQRLHQATGVSRSTIYRHWPTPTDVLAALIDVAPSPPSPSSGDLAADLHAAVDVLCDRLRDKPVAAFLQALTTTAAHDPAAADLRRRYVEDLLEPFGTVLAQAEVPRGPADDVIAVVVSPLLVDALLLDRPAARARAHRAVDLCLAGLEGVSR, encoded by the coding sequence ATGGCACGGACTGGACGCCCGGCAGGGCCGGCGAACGAGACGGCGACCGTGGTGCTCACCGCGGCACTTGAGCTGCTGCTCGTGGAGGGCGCGACCGCGCTGACCGCGCAGCGGCTGCACCAGGCGACCGGCGTCTCGCGCTCGACGATCTACCGCCACTGGCCGACCCCGACCGACGTGCTGGCCGCGCTCATCGACGTCGCTCCGTCGCCGCCGAGCCCCTCGTCCGGCGACCTCGCGGCCGACCTGCACGCGGCGGTGGACGTGCTGTGCGACCGGCTGCGCGACAAGCCGGTGGCGGCCTTCCTCCAGGCGTTGACCACCACCGCGGCCCACGACCCGGCCGCTGCCGACCTGCGCCGGCGCTACGTCGAGGACCTGCTCGAGCCGTTCGGCACGGTGCTGGCCCAGGCCGAGGTGCCGCGTGGCCCGGCCGACGACGTGATCGCCGTGGTCGTCTCACCGCTGCTCGTCGACGCCCTGCTGCTGGACCGACCCGCGGCGCGCGCCCGGGCGCATCGCGCGGTGGACCTCTGCCTCGCCGGGCTCGAGGGCGTGTCGCGATGA
- a CDS encoding CAP domain-containing protein: MPHRLGTLSVLLALLLAPLAVPTPAGAATPEQTYANQAVRATNAVRANHDRGAVKKNACLRKAAAQQARKMAAQQRLFHQDLGPLLQRCGLSMVGENVAYGYPTGRAVVRQGWMKSPGHRANILNGQFNRVGIAARRADNGQWYAAQVLGRTA; the protein is encoded by the coding sequence ATGCCTCACCGTCTCGGAACCCTGTCCGTCCTGCTCGCCCTCCTTCTGGCCCCGCTCGCCGTGCCGACGCCGGCCGGCGCCGCGACTCCGGAGCAGACCTACGCCAACCAGGCCGTGCGTGCGACCAACGCGGTGCGCGCCAACCACGACCGCGGCGCGGTGAAGAAGAACGCCTGCCTGCGCAAGGCCGCCGCCCAGCAGGCGCGCAAGATGGCCGCGCAGCAGCGGCTCTTCCACCAGGACCTCGGCCCGCTGCTGCAGCGCTGCGGGCTGTCGATGGTGGGGGAGAACGTCGCCTACGGCTACCCCACGGGGCGCGCCGTCGTGCGCCAGGGCTGGATGAAGTCGCCCGGCCATCGCGCCAACATCCTCAACGGCCAGTTCAACCGGGTGGGCATCGCCGCGCGCCGCGCCGACAACGGCCAGTGGTACGCCGCGCAGGTCCTCGGCCGCACTGCCTGA
- the prfB gene encoding peptide chain release factor 2 produces the protein MAGPDFDVEIKQLQATMRTIEQVLDVDAMKVEIADLGEQVGAPDLWDDQANATRVTGRLSALQGELDRFESLASRIEDVGLMAEMAQEEGDAEVLAEAQIELERVKKSVEGLEVRTLLSGEYDSREALVTIRAGAGGVDAADFAEMLMRMYTRWAEQHKYPVEVFDTSYAEEAGLKSATFAIHAPYAYGTLSVEAGTHRLVRISPFDNQGRRQTSFAAVEVVPVLEQTDEIDIPDEEIRVDVYRSGGPGGQSVNTTDSAVRLTHIPTGTVVSCQNEKSQLQNKASAMVVLKAKLLARKKAEEKAHLDELKGDVQASWGDQMRNYVLNPYQVVKDLRTGYEVGNPSSVFDGDIDGFLEAGIRWRRGAEKADEN, from the coding sequence GTGGCCGGACCGGACTTCGACGTCGAGATCAAGCAGCTCCAGGCAACCATGCGCACCATCGAGCAGGTGCTCGACGTGGATGCCATGAAGGTCGAGATCGCCGACCTCGGTGAGCAGGTGGGTGCCCCCGACCTGTGGGACGACCAGGCCAACGCCACGCGCGTGACCGGCCGGCTCTCCGCCCTCCAGGGCGAGCTCGATCGCTTCGAGAGCCTCGCGAGTCGCATCGAGGATGTCGGCCTGATGGCCGAGATGGCCCAGGAGGAGGGCGACGCCGAGGTGCTCGCCGAGGCGCAGATCGAGCTCGAGCGGGTGAAGAAGTCCGTCGAGGGCCTCGAGGTCCGCACCCTGCTCTCCGGTGAGTACGACTCCCGCGAGGCCCTGGTGACCATCCGCGCCGGCGCCGGTGGCGTCGACGCCGCGGACTTCGCCGAGATGCTGATGCGCATGTACACGCGCTGGGCCGAGCAGCACAAGTACCCCGTCGAGGTCTTCGACACCTCCTACGCCGAGGAGGCCGGCCTGAAGTCGGCGACCTTTGCGATCCACGCGCCGTACGCCTACGGCACGCTGAGCGTCGAGGCCGGCACCCACCGCCTCGTGCGGATCAGCCCCTTCGACAACCAGGGCCGCCGCCAGACGTCGTTCGCCGCCGTCGAGGTCGTGCCCGTGCTCGAGCAGACCGACGAGATCGACATCCCCGACGAGGAGATCCGCGTCGACGTCTACCGCTCCGGCGGCCCGGGCGGGCAGTCGGTCAACACCACCGACTCCGCGGTCCGGCTGACCCACATCCCCACCGGCACCGTGGTGAGCTGCCAGAACGAGAAGAGCCAGCTGCAGAACAAGGCCAGCGCGATGGTCGTGCTGAAGGCCAAGCTGCTGGCCCGCAAGAAGGCCGAGGAGAAGGCGCACCTCGACGAGCTCAAGGGCGACGTGCAGGCGAGCTGGGGCGACCAGATGCGCAACTACGTGCTCAACCCCTACCAGGTCGTCAAGGACCTGCGGACCGGCTACGAGGTCGGCAACCCCAGCTCGGTCTTCGACGGTGACATCGACGGCTTCCTCGAGGCGGGCATCCGCTGGCGCCGCGGCGCCGAGAAGGCCGACGAGAACTGA
- a CDS encoding aldo/keto reductase, which yields MNTEHWRDLGTTGVKVSPLTLGAMMFGEWGNPDAEDSIRIIHRALDAGINVIDTADVYSRGESERIVGRALKGRRDDVVLATKFHGAMSEDPNHGGTSRRWIIREVEASLRRLRTDHIDLYQVHRPRPEIAIDETLSALSDLVHQGKIRYLGTSTFLPSQVVEAQWVAERRHRERPVTEQPPYSILAREVERDLLPTAQRYGLGILPWSPLAGGWLSGRHRRGEESVTSTRLARQPGRHDPQHPANARKLEAVHRLQDLADDTGVSLIHLALAFVLEHPAVSSVIIGPRTMEQLESQLGAEKVSLPRDVLDRIDEIVAPGTTINDADRGYAPPALTEARLRRRSAY from the coding sequence ATGAACACCGAGCACTGGCGCGACCTCGGCACCACCGGCGTGAAGGTCAGCCCGCTCACCCTCGGCGCGATGATGTTCGGCGAGTGGGGCAATCCCGACGCCGAGGACTCGATCCGGATCATCCACCGGGCGCTGGACGCCGGGATCAACGTCATCGACACCGCCGACGTCTACTCCCGCGGGGAGTCCGAGCGGATCGTCGGCCGGGCCCTGAAGGGCCGCCGCGACGACGTCGTGCTGGCCACCAAGTTCCACGGCGCGATGTCGGAGGACCCCAACCACGGGGGCACCTCGCGGCGCTGGATCATCCGCGAGGTCGAGGCCTCGCTGCGCCGGCTGCGCACCGACCACATCGACCTCTACCAGGTGCACCGGCCGCGCCCGGAGATCGCGATCGACGAGACCCTCTCGGCGCTCTCCGACCTGGTCCACCAGGGCAAGATCCGCTACCTCGGCACCTCCACGTTCCTGCCCTCGCAGGTCGTCGAGGCGCAGTGGGTCGCCGAGCGCCGCCACCGCGAGCGGCCGGTGACCGAGCAGCCGCCGTACTCGATCCTGGCCCGGGAGGTCGAGCGTGACCTGCTGCCGACCGCGCAGAGGTACGGCCTCGGCATCCTGCCGTGGAGCCCGCTGGCCGGCGGCTGGCTCTCGGGGCGCCACCGCCGTGGCGAGGAGTCCGTGACCTCCACGCGGCTCGCGCGCCAGCCCGGACGCCACGACCCGCAGCACCCCGCCAACGCCCGCAAGCTCGAGGCGGTGCACCGGCTCCAGGACCTCGCCGACGACACGGGGGTCTCGCTGATCCACCTCGCGCTGGCGTTCGTGCTCGAGCACCCGGCGGTCTCCTCGGTGATCATCGGGCCGCGCACGATGGAGCAGTTGGAGTCCCAGCTGGGCGCGGAGAAGGTGTCGCTGCCGCGCGACGTGCTCGACCGCATCGACGAGATCGTCGCACCGGGGACCACGATCAACGACGCGGACCGGGGTTACGCACCGCCGGCCCTCACCGAGGCACGTCTGCGCCGCCGCTCGGCGTACTGA
- a CDS encoding LLM class flavin-dependent oxidoreductase, which translates to MSLHLNLFIYPGGHHEAAWRHPDTDISRVLDITYYQALARKAEGAKLDAIFFADGPSLADNIRYASRFRLEPLTWMSAIAAVTSRIGLIGTASTTYTEPYNLARQFASLDHLSNGRAGWNIVTTGAAGAAANFGLPEHPPHADRYARAEEYLEVVTRLWDSWEDEALVIDQDSGIFADTDRIHRVDHVGREFSVAGPLNLPRSPQGRPVYVQAGSSDDGRGFAARWAEAIFTAHQTLESAQEFYADIKERARGVGRDPGSVLVLPGISPVIAATEAEARTLHDRLNALTQPAYSLEVLHHTLGVDLSGHDLDGPVPAEALRLDGDRTASSRAQLVVDIVEREQPTIRQLMHRLAGARGHRVVVGTAEQVADQMQLWHESGAADGFNVMPPWLTGGFDRFVDGVLPILRERGLFRHEYDGTTLREHLGLERPPSLFAHPAPHQETA; encoded by the coding sequence ATGAGCCTGCACCTGAACCTGTTCATCTACCCCGGCGGCCACCACGAGGCCGCCTGGCGCCACCCGGACACCGACATCTCCCGGGTCCTGGACATCACCTACTACCAGGCGCTCGCCCGCAAGGCCGAGGGCGCGAAGCTCGACGCGATCTTCTTCGCCGACGGCCCCTCGCTGGCCGACAACATCCGCTACGCCTCGCGGTTCCGCCTCGAGCCGCTCACCTGGATGTCGGCCATCGCGGCGGTGACCAGCCGGATCGGGCTGATCGGCACCGCCTCGACGACCTACACCGAGCCCTACAACCTGGCCCGGCAGTTCGCCTCGCTCGACCACCTCAGCAACGGCCGCGCCGGCTGGAACATCGTCACCACCGGCGCCGCCGGGGCGGCGGCCAACTTCGGCCTCCCCGAGCACCCGCCGCACGCCGACCGCTACGCCCGCGCCGAGGAGTACCTCGAGGTGGTCACCCGGCTGTGGGACAGCTGGGAGGACGAGGCGCTGGTGATCGACCAGGACAGCGGGATCTTCGCCGACACCGACCGGATCCACCGCGTCGACCACGTCGGGCGGGAGTTCTCCGTCGCCGGGCCGCTCAACCTGCCGCGCTCCCCGCAGGGCCGGCCGGTCTACGTGCAGGCCGGCTCCTCCGACGACGGGCGCGGCTTCGCGGCCCGCTGGGCCGAGGCGATCTTCACCGCGCACCAGACCCTCGAGAGCGCCCAGGAGTTCTACGCCGACATCAAGGAGCGCGCCCGCGGCGTCGGGCGCGACCCGGGCTCGGTGCTGGTGCTGCCGGGCATCAGCCCGGTGATCGCCGCGACGGAGGCCGAGGCGCGCACGCTGCACGACCGGCTCAACGCGCTCACCCAGCCGGCGTACTCGCTCGAGGTGCTGCACCACACCCTCGGCGTCGACCTGTCGGGCCACGACCTGGACGGCCCCGTCCCGGCCGAGGCGCTGCGCCTCGACGGCGACCGCACCGCCTCCAGCCGGGCCCAGCTCGTCGTCGACATCGTCGAGCGCGAGCAGCCGACGATCCGCCAGCTCATGCACCGCCTCGCCGGCGCCCGCGGGCACCGGGTGGTGGTCGGCACCGCCGAGCAGGTCGCCGACCAGATGCAGCTGTGGCACGAGAGCGGCGCGGCCGACGGCTTCAACGTGATGCCTCCTTGGCTGACCGGCGGCTTCGACCGGTTCGTCGACGGCGTGCTGCCGATCCTGCGCGAGCGCGGGCTGTTCCGCCACGAGTACGACGGCACCACGCTGCGCGAGCACCTCGGCCTCGAGCGGCCCCCGAGCCTCTTCGCCCACCCCGCACCCCACCAGGAGACCGCATGA